A single region of the Brachypodium distachyon strain Bd21 chromosome 3, Brachypodium_distachyon_v3.0, whole genome shotgun sequence genome encodes:
- the LOC100838914 gene encoding uncharacterized protein LOC100838914 isoform X2 — protein MAPEPQPGPSRHGTTIQAPPPASVDAPIYRATIQKCVALLDWWLVRGQDDKIRVAGYTERNRAARVFTSDFITMGHADGTLETADHKIVLTRGPLNIKQMHRNGFPYEVSKHFQLGFPAQWEKYANSNMKQSKHQAQSPSKSIDNIWKFLSFMKYNFEETDFNSSKGSTGNTDGTPIQGLSNLSNGTPRFQDSSGPGPGETCSSAQGDNQHQDMHLDADAGQVPAKGMSPEFGVVQGSEDSTGRRLRSGKVYGMSTSSSASLKRGRSKRKTIQHDTPNRKILNEETILPVDPTNHGNGGSPVTRSIAAAKLQSPHPFQKGM, from the exons ATGGCGCCCGAACCCCAACCAGGCCCCTCCAGACACGGAACGACGATTcaggccccgccgccggcctccgtgGATGCCCCCATCTACCGCGCCACCATTCAGAAATGC GTGGCGCTCCTCGATTGGTGGCTGGTGAGGGGCCAAGACGACAAGATCCGCGTCGCCGGGTACACCGAGAG GAATCGTGCAGCTCGAGTATTCACTTCTGATTTCATTACAATGGGGCATGCTGATGGTACTCTTGAGACCGCAGATCACAAAATTGTATTAACTAGGGGTCCATTAAATATCAAGCAGATGCATCGTAATGGATTTCCATATGAG gtttctaAACACTTCCAACTTGGTTTTCCTGCTCAATGGGAGAAATATGCTAATTCAAACATGAAACAGTCAAAACATCAGGCACAATCTCCATCAAAATCAATTGATAACATATGGAAGTTCTTGAGTTTTATGAAATATAACTTTGAGGAGACTGATTTCAACTCATCTAAGGGGTCTACTGGTAATACAGATGGAACTCCTATCCAAGGgctttcaaatttgtctaatgGAACACCAAGATTTCAGGACTCATCTG GCCCTGGACCTGGTGAAAcatgtagtagtgcccaaggAGATAATCAGCATCAAGATATGCACCTAGATGCAG ATGCAGGACAAGTACCAGCCAAAGGGATGAGTCCAGAGTTCGGAGTCGTTCAAGGTTCAGAAGACAGTACAGGCAGGAGACTACGGAGTGGGAAGGTGTATGGAATGTCAACTTCAAGTAGTGCTTCATTGAAGCGGGGgcgctccaagaggaagacAATTCAGCATGACACACCCAATAGGAAGATATTAAATGAAGAGACAATACTCCCTGTGGATCCTACTAATCATGGAAAT GGTGGCTCACCAGTTACTCGAAGTATCGCTGCAGCTAAGCTTCAATCACCGCATCCTTTCCAAAAAG GAATGTGA
- the LOC100838914 gene encoding uncharacterized protein LOC100838914 isoform X1, which translates to MAPEPQPGPSRHGTTIQAPPPASVDAPIYRATIQKCVALLDWWLVRGQDDKIRVAGYTERNRAARVFTSDFITMGHADGTLETADHKIVLTRGPLNIKQMHRNGFPYEVSKHFQLGFPAQWEKYANSNMKQSKHQAQSPSKSIDNIWKFLSFMKYNFEETDFNSSKGSTGNTDGTPIQGLSNLSNGTPRFQDSSGPGPGETCSSAQGDNQHQDMHLDAEDAGQVPAKGMSPEFGVVQGSEDSTGRRLRSGKVYGMSTSSSASLKRGRSKRKTIQHDTPNRKILNEETILPVDPTNHGNGGSPVTRSIAAAKLQSPHPFQKGM; encoded by the exons ATGGCGCCCGAACCCCAACCAGGCCCCTCCAGACACGGAACGACGATTcaggccccgccgccggcctccgtgGATGCCCCCATCTACCGCGCCACCATTCAGAAATGC GTGGCGCTCCTCGATTGGTGGCTGGTGAGGGGCCAAGACGACAAGATCCGCGTCGCCGGGTACACCGAGAG GAATCGTGCAGCTCGAGTATTCACTTCTGATTTCATTACAATGGGGCATGCTGATGGTACTCTTGAGACCGCAGATCACAAAATTGTATTAACTAGGGGTCCATTAAATATCAAGCAGATGCATCGTAATGGATTTCCATATGAG gtttctaAACACTTCCAACTTGGTTTTCCTGCTCAATGGGAGAAATATGCTAATTCAAACATGAAACAGTCAAAACATCAGGCACAATCTCCATCAAAATCAATTGATAACATATGGAAGTTCTTGAGTTTTATGAAATATAACTTTGAGGAGACTGATTTCAACTCATCTAAGGGGTCTACTGGTAATACAGATGGAACTCCTATCCAAGGgctttcaaatttgtctaatgGAACACCAAGATTTCAGGACTCATCTG GCCCTGGACCTGGTGAAAcatgtagtagtgcccaaggAGATAATCAGCATCAAGATATGCACCTAGATGCAG AAGATGCAGGACAAGTACCAGCCAAAGGGATGAGTCCAGAGTTCGGAGTCGTTCAAGGTTCAGAAGACAGTACAGGCAGGAGACTACGGAGTGGGAAGGTGTATGGAATGTCAACTTCAAGTAGTGCTTCATTGAAGCGGGGgcgctccaagaggaagacAATTCAGCATGACACACCCAATAGGAAGATATTAAATGAAGAGACAATACTCCCTGTGGATCCTACTAATCATGGAAAT GGTGGCTCACCAGTTACTCGAAGTATCGCTGCAGCTAAGCTTCAATCACCGCATCCTTTCCAAAAAG GAATGTGA